The Chitinophagales bacterium genome has a segment encoding these proteins:
- a CDS encoding VOC family protein — protein sequence MKIKELEIYCFNLSKQIDFYAQKLGLELIEQSNLHVTFQVGNSRLKFVQNEKFQPYHFAINIPCNQENEALKWLQERVEILKDGNNEIQDFDFWNAKAIYFYDIDKNIVELIARKNLLNQSTKMFTTNALLEISEIGVPVNNIESTYNNLKEIVGLKIFDGGFERFCAIGDENGLFIGLKNS from the coding sequence ATGAAAATTAAGGAATTAGAAATATATTGCTTTAACTTATCAAAACAGATTGATTTTTACGCACAAAAACTAGGATTGGAATTGATAGAACAATCTAATTTACATGTAACATTTCAAGTTGGAAATTCAAGACTTAAATTTGTACAAAATGAAAAATTTCAGCCATATCATTTTGCCATAAATATTCCGTGCAATCAAGAAAATGAAGCTTTAAAATGGTTACAAGAGCGAGTAGAAATACTAAAAGATGGAAATAATGAAATTCAAGATTTCGACTTTTGGAATGCTAAAGCAATTTATTTTTACGATATCGACAAAAATATCGTAGAACTAATTGCTCGGAAAAATCTCCTTAATCAAAGCACCAAAATGTTTACTACAAATGCTTTATTGGAAATATCAGAAATTGGAGTTCCTGTAAATAACATAGAAAGTACTTATAACAATTTAAAAGAAATTGTTGGATTGAAAATATTTGATGGTGGATTTGAGAGGTTTTGTGCAATTGGCGATGAAAATGGTTTATTTATTGGTCTCAAAAATAGTTAA
- the tnpA gene encoding IS200/IS605 family transposase → MEYQRVNGHSVSRLTVHIVWATKYRYAVLEGDIKVRCRSLLIQICEAEDILILKGVVSKDHIHMHIEYRPSQSISSMVKLLKGRSSRKLQIEFPELKKRYWGRHFWAIGYGCWSTGNITDEMVNEYLEHHRNPNTNSNDNFIIE, encoded by the coding sequence ATGGAATACCAAAGAGTCAATGGTCATAGCGTATCACGGCTTACAGTACATATTGTATGGGCTACAAAATATAGATATGCAGTATTGGAAGGAGATATAAAAGTAAGGTGTAGAAGTCTTTTGATACAAATATGTGAAGCAGAAGATATTTTAATATTGAAAGGAGTGGTATCCAAAGATCATATTCATATGCATATAGAATATCGTCCATCACAATCAATAAGTAGCATGGTAAAATTATTGAAAGGACGCAGTTCACGAAAATTACAGATAGAGTTTCCAGAGTTAAAGAAGAGATATTGGGGGCGTCATTTTTGGGCAATAGGTTATGGTTGCTGGAGTACAGGTAATATAACAGATGAAATGGTAAATGAATACTTAGAACATCATAGGAATCCAAATACGAACTCAAATGATAATTTTATAATTGAATAG
- a CDS encoding phosphoribosylanthranilate isomerase → MNIPRVKICCISSIEEAKMAIACGAAALGLVGHMPSGPGVIKDELIAEIVKIVPPPIATFLLTSETNSRNIINHYKKTNTTTIQIVDELEERAYDLLRKELPNVKLVQVIHVIDEHSVKEAIEISKFVDAILLDSGNPNLSVKELGGTGRTHDWELSTQIRNSIAIPIFLAGGLNKDNVKEAITKVQPFGLDLCSSVRTNGKLDNQKLTAFFNAIEAIK, encoded by the coding sequence ATGAATATTCCAAGAGTTAAAATTTGTTGTATCAGTAGTATAGAAGAAGCTAAAATGGCTATAGCTTGTGGTGCTGCTGCATTGGGTTTAGTTGGACATATGCCAAGTGGTCCAGGAGTAATAAAAGACGAGTTAATTGCCGAGATTGTTAAAATAGTTCCGCCACCTATTGCAACATTTTTATTAACAAGTGAAACAAATTCAAGAAACATTATCAATCATTATAAAAAAACAAATACTACTACCATTCAAATTGTAGATGAATTAGAAGAACGAGCATACGATTTGCTACGAAAAGAATTGCCTAATGTAAAACTGGTGCAAGTAATTCATGTTATTGATGAACATTCAGTAAAGGAAGCAATTGAAATATCTAAGTTTGTAGATGCCATATTATTAGATAGTGGCAATCCGAATTTATCGGTTAAAGAATTAGGAGGTACAGGCAGAACACACGACTGGGAACTCAGTACGCAAATTAGAAATTCAATTGCTATTCCAATTTTTCTTGCAGGCGGACTAAATAAAGACAATGTAAAAGAAGCCATTACAAAAGTACAACCATTTGGATTAGATTTGTGTAGTAGTGTACGCACCAATGGCAAACTCGACAATCAAAAGTTAACAGCATTCTTTAATGCAATCGAAGCAATAAAATAA
- a CDS encoding sigma-70 family RNA polymerase sigma factor → MKQLKINTRITSRDSVSVDKYLNEISKLSLLNEEQEVALAKRVRQGDAKALNDLIKANLRFVVSVAKQYQSQGLSLNDLINEGNIGLIKAASKFDETKGFKFISYAVWWIRQSILQALIEQPRVVRLPMNKATFYNKILVASQEFEQKNEREPSNMELAEILNVDATDLAFLRSTLAYHLSIDSPLDNNSDEDSSTTNLDLMQDYNVENPDDELMKQSMRHEIENALHQLTDREREILELYFGINNNKLAYSLDEIGSKLSLTRERVRQLKDKALRKIKRHAKNNSLNVYL, encoded by the coding sequence ATGAAACAACTTAAAATAAACACTAGAATTACATCTAGAGATAGCGTATCTGTAGATAAATATTTGAACGAAATTTCCAAACTTTCTTTACTTAATGAAGAGCAAGAAGTTGCTTTAGCAAAAAGAGTGAGGCAAGGTGATGCAAAAGCTTTAAATGATTTAATTAAAGCCAATTTGCGTTTTGTGGTTTCTGTTGCCAAACAATATCAAAGTCAAGGTTTGTCGTTAAACGATTTAATTAATGAAGGCAATATTGGGTTGATAAAAGCAGCCTCCAAATTTGATGAAACCAAAGGATTTAAATTTATTTCTTATGCTGTTTGGTGGATTCGTCAGTCAATTTTACAAGCATTAATAGAGCAACCAAGAGTAGTGCGTTTGCCAATGAACAAAGCTACTTTTTATAATAAAATTTTGGTAGCTTCTCAAGAGTTCGAGCAAAAAAACGAGCGAGAACCATCTAATATGGAATTAGCAGAAATTTTAAATGTAGATGCTACCGACTTAGCTTTCTTAAGAAGTACGCTAGCTTATCACTTGTCAATAGATTCGCCATTAGATAATAATAGTGATGAAGATAGTTCAACGACCAACTTAGATTTAATGCAAGATTATAATGTAGAAAATCCAGATGATGAATTAATGAAACAATCAATGCGTCATGAAATAGAAAATGCCTTGCATCAGCTTACAGATAGAGAAAGAGAAATTTTAGAACTCTATTTTGGTATCAACAATAACAAATTGGCATATAGCTTAGATGAAATTGGTAGCAAATTAAGCTTAACAAGAGAAAGAGTACGACAACTTAAAGACAAAGCACTTAGAAAAATTAAAAGACACGCTAAAAATAACAGCTTAAATGTTTATTTGTAG
- a CDS encoding acyl-CoA thioesterase, giving the protein MQIQELDQLQFPFPIKQQVYWGEMDAFNHINNVQYFRYFETGRITFFNESGIWKLLAAEQIKIVVAKLECNFVREVKYPNEIEISVAIKKVGNTSLIVHHVVKNCSKNNEIAAHGEGIIVATNGKQSIPWTDKLIDAFNQYV; this is encoded by the coding sequence ATGCAAATTCAAGAATTAGACCAGTTGCAATTTCCGTTTCCTATAAAACAGCAAGTTTATTGGGGCGAAATGGATGCTTTTAATCACATTAATAATGTACAATATTTTAGATATTTTGAAACTGGCAGAATTACCTTTTTTAATGAAAGCGGTATTTGGAAACTGTTGGCTGCTGAGCAAATAAAAATTGTAGTAGCCAAACTAGAATGCAATTTTGTTAGAGAAGTAAAATATCCTAATGAGATTGAAATAAGCGTTGCTATAAAAAAAGTAGGTAATACGAGTTTAATAGTACATCATGTGGTAAAAAATTGTAGTAAAAATAATGAAATTGCAGCACATGGTGAAGGCATTATTGTAGCTACTAATGGCAAACAATCTATTCCTTGGACAGATAAACTAATTGATGCTTTTAATCAGTATGTATAA